TCATTTTAAGTTCATTAATGATGTGAACTTTgttgaagtaaaataaatgaactaaTATCCTTTTACAGTGGTGGTTCAAtgtgaatttttattttatttttgtaacagCATAACAGATAACAAAAGTGAAACAGATGTGACAGGAGAGACCAAGAAGCAAAAGGCTTACACAGTGGGACTCATACCAAACTTAGCATAAAAATGTccatcagaaaaagaaaagcagaagagaCATTACAACTAAAATTACTGCAATACATTGATTAAGGGCTGGTAAAAATCTTATATTGAAAGGTCCAGAATCTACTTTTGATAATGTATTAACAGAGACTTAACCCATCCACGTCCAtttcataattaaaataataataatacttgtttgtttttaacatttcatgcAAATATGCAGCTCAAAGTacttcataaaaaataaataggttCATGAAAAACATAAGCTAATTAAATCTTTTAAATTGggaatttgtatttgtttatttaatttgtattcaCATTATGATGATGACAAAACCTTTTTGGGCTGGAACAATTTTGACAGGAATTTTCGTATCTCTTTTGACTGAACCCCATAAATAATAGGGTTCAAACTGCCGGGGATGATGTGAAACAAAATGGCACAGATTTTTCTGTAGTCTGAGTACTGAGGGAAGCGATGCAGTACTATGATTAACATTCCActtaaaaacagaattaaataaACAGAGAGATGAGTGCTGCAGGTTTTCAAGGCTTTACTGTTCAAAGACTTACTCTTATTCGTCAAACAAACAACTGTAATCTTAGTATAGGTGAGAACCATGCTGCCTATAGAAGTTGTAAACAGGACTACAGTGAAAGTGAGGCCATAGACATTATTAataaacacactctcacaggaGAGTTTAAACAATGAGGCATTGTCACAGAACGGGTTTGTTATCCGAGTCCCGCATCGGTTCAGCCGTATGGTCAGACCGAGCAGAATCCCAACTAAAACAAAGGCCACTCCCCAGGCAGAAACTGTCAGTTTTATCACCATTTTGTTGGTCATTATGGTAGCATAGCGTAGAGGATCGCAGATGGCAACATATCTGTCAAAGGCCATAATCATGAGCACAGTGTAGGAAGTGGTGCCGAACATGTGTGTGGTAAAAGCTTGGACCAAACACTCATAATAACTGATGAGGCGTTCAGAGGGAGGCAGCAAGATGTCTGAAAGCAAACGAGGCACCATGATCGAATTCCCTACAATGTCATTGACTGGCAGGTTGCAAAAAAGGAGATACATGGGCTGGTGGAGGCTTTGGTCAATGAAAACTAGGACAACAATGCCGACATTAGctattataataattatgtaagagaacaagaaaaagaaaaagacagggtACATGGAGACCTGTGTGACTTTCAACCCCTCCAGCTCGAGGGTAAAGCTGTTGAATGTGTAGTTTTCCATCAAcctgaaacaaaagaaacaaaaggagaaGGTGCTGATTCGTCACATGTATCACATTATTTCTCATATAAATATTGTTGTAAATCTCAGTGATCAATTATACTAACTACTATAAAGACTTCTGCAAATTTAATCAGAAAAGACAGAGCTA
This Scomber scombrus chromosome 14, fScoSco1.1, whole genome shotgun sequence DNA region includes the following protein-coding sequences:
- the LOC133993862 gene encoding olfactory receptor 52N5; the encoded protein is MENYTFNSFTLELEGLKVTQVSMYPVFFFFLFSYIIIIIANVGIVVLVFIDQSLHQPMYLLFCNLPVNDIVGNSIMVPRLLSDILLPPSERLISYYECLVQAFTTHMFGTTSYTVLMIMAFDRYVAICDPLRYATIMTNKMVIKLTVSAWGVAFVLVGILLGLTIRLNRCGTRITNPFCDNASLFKLSCESVFINNVYGLTFTVVLFTTSIGSMVLTYTKITVVCLTNKSKSLNSKALKTCSTHLSVYLILFLSGMLIIVLHRFPQYSDYRKICAILFHIIPGSLNPIIYGVQSKEIRKFLSKLFQPKKVLSSS